The sequence TGGCAAAAAAGTGAACTGGTGTGAGCTGTATCACGGCTAAGTGGTTTTGGTCAGACTGGTTTGACAATATTTCTAATCTTTCTGAAGAGCAGACCAAATATGGCTCTGCCAGAAGTCTGGGAAGCAGTCTCCAAGGAGAATGTGACTCAGGCGGAAATTGAGGTGGGCCCCAGATGAAAATGTAATTCAAAATCGGTTGACTGTAAAAAGGCAAAAGACGATAAGGGTTTACAAATGCAGTGATCTGTAAAACAGGTTCTCCTATTAATTCCTTGTTTCCCATGTCATGCCAGGTCTATTCCTTCACTGTCTTCATAAAAGACTAAACACcctcttaaaaagaaaaattctcacCATGATTCAGTTTATTTTCCATATCCCAAGGcactattttttattacttttaatgCCAGCATAAATCTCAGAAATTACATCAACTTTCTATGGAGTAAAATTTGTGTGAACTGAAAATCAACCACTCTGTCTAGTTTGGAAATTTTTTCATTGAGCTAAGGCTTTAGAATAGTGGAAGAAATATTAAGTACAATGCACTATTCCATTCAAATTCAAACATTTAGCTTTGTGCTTTGAGTCAAGTCTATTTTGCTATCAGTGGTAGGTCTGCTGAGTATTTCTAAATCAAGCTCAAGCTTTGTAATGAGTCTACCCCACTGCTGCACTCAGTTTTTTTACCAGTTTTGTTCTGTGCTcgtttttttctcttttctcagtggCAACATTTAATTCCCTAAAATTGGAAGCCCGAGAGTTGATTACTGACAGACAGGATTATCATGTTAACTAGGTGTTAGGCTTTAAGTGTTTGAGACAGAGTTTTCCAGCCTTGCAGGGTGCACCTTGCTTTCTTCAGATGAAAACAAGCAGAACTCAGTGTCAGCCTTGGTGGTGGAGTCTGCCTCAGCCAGCTCTGAAGAGCTCTTAAGAAATAAGAAATCCTGTTCTGGCTCCAGGCATTGTACCACCGTAACACCAAGGTGCTTGAAGAAAAGCAGGATACTGATAAGAACGTGCCTTGATATCTTGAGCATAAGGTACTGAACATAATTCTTTAAAATCATCTGTCTCAAAAGGGATGAAGTTGCTGTAAAACTTCTAGTTTTGTCTGaggcatttctttttattaccAATCAGTAATTGATTAAATTTTTGCTATATCTTTCTCTCCACACACATTTCTTGCTTGAATAAGAGgaaattttttcctcaaatctTGCAAAGAGTCATActagggaaagaaaaggtttgAGAAAACAATAAGGAAAGGAAGTCCTTAACTGCAGACAGTGagttatttatattaatttttaaatctggaAAGGTAAGACATTAGCAGTTAGCATTGACAcctattgtgatttttttaaacaaaaccctTGAAGTTGAGTATCAGCTCAAGGACCGTGCCCTTTTCAAATAAGCACAGAATGACAAATACTGCCTAGAAGACACTTCACATTGCACCTCTCTTCTTGGATTCTTGTAATAAATGAGCTCAGTGCTTAGACAGAGAATGAAATGTTGGCttatgagggtttttttttaatttttctagatGAAACCGAGGCACACATTGACTATGAAGATAACTTTCCCGATGACAGATCAATACCTGTTGCTGAGAATGACCACAGCAATGGCAAAGAGGAAACTGAGCAGGACCAAATACAGCTTTCCTTCAGTAAAACTTCAGAGGAAGGAAGAACTGGGAGTACCAGTGGGGTTACtcagcacacagacattgctgaaaAGGGAAGCAGGGCACCAACTGAGTCCCCCGTGTCACTCCTCAGCCAAAAAAACTTGTTTTGGTTTCCATCAGAAACTTTCAGTGGGCCCGAACCAGAGAAAGAGACAGATGATTCCACTAAAGCACAGTTTTCTGAAGGTGATAACCACATTGGTGTGAAGACAGTCTATGATGAACCTGGTGCCAAAATGTTTTATGACAGCGAGGATTTCCCCATTGGACCCATCCTCACAACCAATGATACAAAGACAGCGATGGGTGCGGTTGCCATCACTGACGAGTCATGGTTGGATGGATACCCAGTAACACAAGAGGTGGTGGAGGATGATGAAGAGGGTGATAAAGTCGATGGTTCCATGGGAACAGAAGATGACATCATCCTCACGACTGACCAGCCAAATCACGTGGAAGTAAGAAAATCAGGAAAtggcagcccagctccagaggaAGGTCTAACAGAGATTGTGGCAGCAACAACAGCGGCAGGTGATGAAGGGGCTGAAGAGACAGCGGTGCCACCTACACCAGTGAGTGGTCTGGAGAGCTTCAGCATCAGCGGGGGTTATGATGATGCTTTGTGGGAACACCCGGCTACATCTCTGGAAACCGTGACTCAGGAGCCCACTACAACAATGCTGTTTGACATCAGCAGCTTAACAACATCCATGTCAGAGACCTCTGTGACTGTCAGCCCCTCTGATCACGCTCCACACACAGAACCAAGAGACACAACCACCTACCCAGAACAAGTAGCAACCACCGCAACAGCTCCAGACATCATTACTGACACAGCGACCCAGGAATTAGCTGAGCAAGAAAATCTCACCCAGGGCCTTGGAGAAAAGCCTGGCCCCACTTCTGAGCCATGTGAGGGAGAGGATTGTCCCAAGTCCACTAAAGGCGCTATCATAGCAGTAATAGTGATTCTTCTCTGCTTGTTACTGGTTGCAGCTGTTCTGGCAGTGTGGTTTTTcaaaaaaaggcagcagaaaaattctgtttataaaCTAAATGGAAGGTGTCAGCCCAGACATCACTGTTACCACCACTACCACCACCAGCACATCGAAATGCAGAAAGTCTAACCAGGGGCCTTTTGGCAGAGATCAGAAGAAAGAACATACTGATGCTAGAAGAATCAATTGACTCATGGATGCTAAAATCCAGCAGtgcagaaagcagaagaaaaaaagaatgctaGAAGAACATAGAAgacagaaaagatttcatcCTTTTGAAATTGCAGTCTAGCATATTCAACTTTTCAGAGCTAAAGAATCTGTACATTTTTATCACAAAGATCTTTTGGAGACACCAGCAGGACACAGTGTGCTCAGTAGCACACCTTCAATTTGTTCCGCTTTTACGTTTTGCTcctattaataataaattaattgatTAATTTCTGTGTTACCCGGCTATAATGTGATGGTAGGGCTGGTCAGACCTCTGGTCTGTTCTCagtggaagaggaaaagaaggagagaagaatggaaaaaggattttttggaGCAACCACACACTTGGTGTTTGTTCCTTTTTTAGAACCTGCCCAAGCTGGTCAGGATAAACCACCATAACAAATTATTACCTGATGtgtcttaaaaagaaaaactatttgCTGCCAGACTTTAATGGATAGTAGTATTGCAATAATTACTAAGGTCATTTTCTTCAATGTTGTGAATTTAACAAGCCACAAATGTTGGACCATTATGCTACTTTTCTGGAAGGTGTTCTTTTAGCCTTAGTGAAGAAATGCCATTCTTCACTTCATAACTAATCTTCCTGTAGAAATGATGATGTTTCCCTGGAATTCAGAGAATACTGTAAGTGCCATTCTTCCTTGAGCATGAGCAGGAGAGGAGTCAGAGCACCTTGGAATGCAGGTGTTATGATGAGTAGCCTCTCATCACAGAGCCAAACATTGATAAAGCACTCTCCAGGGGAAC comes from Zonotrichia leucophrys gambelii isolate GWCS_2022_RI chromosome 2, RI_Zleu_2.0, whole genome shotgun sequence and encodes:
- the SUSD5 gene encoding sushi domain-containing protein 5 — encoded protein: MAPGSQRFPLTFLQGVGSVFFFFFLLQIISVQADGKVFALESKNNSQGLDLAEAEKACVDLSARLATAEELKRAVLDCSFAGCTTGWLASGSAGTIICRKTGSKQQSVKAIDVKIETDPFVNDQYDAFCVKDEDKPCGDPPSFPHTILHGHTGFDMGDELLYVCAQGYAMGNKESAFTLLCDSCGEWYGQVQACVKDETEAHIDYEDNFPDDRSIPVAENDHSNGKEETEQDQIQLSFSKTSEEGRTGSTSGVTQHTDIAEKGSRAPTESPVSLLSQKNLFWFPSETFSGPEPEKETDDSTKAQFSEGDNHIGVKTVYDEPGAKMFYDSEDFPIGPILTTNDTKTAMGAVAITDESWLDGYPVTQEVVEDDEEGDKVDGSMGTEDDIILTTDQPNHVEVRKSGNGSPAPEEGLTEIVAATTAAGDEGAEETAVPPTPVSGLESFSISGGYDDALWEHPATSLETVTQEPTTTMLFDISSLTTSMSETSVTVSPSDHAPHTEPRDTTTYPEQVATTATAPDIITDTATQELAEQENLTQGLGEKPGPTSEPCEGEDCPKSTKGAIIAVIVILLCLLLVAAVLAVWFFKKRQQKNSVYKLNGRCQPRHHCYHHYHHQHIEMQKV